The Christiangramia flava JLT2011 region ATGCTTCTTGTAAGCAGTTTCGCTGTCGCACAGGACTTAGAACTGGCATTATGGCCAGATGAAATTCCAAACAGTCGGCCTTCTGACGAAAAAGAAATCCAGGATAAAAATGGAATTCTCTGGATAAGGCAGGTGCAGATTCCTGGAATCGAGGTGTATTTGCCCGTACCGCAGATCGCGACGGGCCAGGCGGTTCTGATCTGCCCTGGCGGTGGTTACCAGGGACTGGCATTCGACTGGGAAGGCAGGCAGATAGCGAAATGGCTGAATTCAAAAGGGATTGCCGGGATCGTTCTGAAATACCGGCTTCCAAATTCCAGATCAATAGAGACCAGTTACAAGGCGCCACTTCAGGATGCCCGGCGAGCGATGCGCCTAATCCGTTCTCGTGCAGAAGAATGGAAACTGGATGAAAACAAGATTGGCGTGATGGGTTTTTCCGCGGGGGGTCACCTGGCTTCAACTCTGGGAACGCATCTGGAAATGGAAGAAAATCTGAGAGGGGATGAGATCAATAAACTGAAGGCCAAACCAGATTTTATGGTCCTGGTATACCCGGTGATCACCATGAATTCAGAATACACACACCAGGGTTCCAGGAATTCCCTGCTTGGCCAAAATCCAGGGGAAGAGCTCGTTAAGAAATTTTCCAATGAATTGCAGGTAACTTCTGAAACTCCACCAACTTTTCTAGTGGGCACTTCTGATGATGAGGTCGTACCGGTCCAGAACAGCCTGCGCTTTTATGAAGCTCTGGTGAATTCCAAGGTGCCGGCTGAAATGCATATTTACCCCAAAGGAGGCCACGGTTTTGCTTTCGGAACTGGCCAATATTATCTTCAGGACTGGAATGAAATTCTTGCCAGCTGGCTGCAAAACTTACAGGAATGACAAATCACCTGGGAATTGACACTTCGGGAATTGCGGATGTCTCTTGGCTGAAAAAGCGCTTTTCTGAAGGAGATCTTCCAGAAAATTTCAAAGGAAAAAACATTCTCGAATTTTCTGAAAGTGTACTGCAGCATTACCTTTTAGAAGATCGCCGCCACGGAAACTCCATTCTGACTCCTGATAATTTACGAACGTTTTCCAGTTATTCCAGCGGGGAACGCCGTAAAATGCTGCTTGATCATTTGCTGAAACAGCGTCCGGGCGTTCTAATCCTGGATGAAGTTTTTGATTGCCTGGACAAAGAGTCGATTCCGGTTTATATTCAGAAGTTTATAAATGTGAAGGAGGAGATCAGTTTTATACAGTTCTTTCGGAAAAAAGAAGATCGCTTAGCTTTTATCGAACAGGTAAAGTATGCGGAGGAGTTTGTAGATCCTCGAGCAGAAAATCAGTTGTCAAAAGCTTCAGAAAAGCCTGCCCATTTCGAACTGCCTCCGCCTATCAATCAAATTACAGCACCGGAAGTTTTAGTCGATTTTAAAAATGTGAATCTTCATTATTCCGGAAAGGATATTCTTCGAAACATCAGCTGGCAGGTTCGCAAAAACGAATTCTGGCAGATCTCCGGACCTAACGGAGCAGGGAAATCCACGCTTTTAGACATGATCTACGGGAATAATCCCAAGGCGTATGGCACCGACCTGGAAATTTTCGGAAACCGAAAAGGCAGTGGGGAAACCATCTGGGAACTTCGGGAGAAAATGGGTTTCTTCTCACCTTCCATGATCGATCTTTTCACGAGGCGAAATACGGTCTTGGAAATGCTTGTTTCGGGCATGGTGGATAGCGTAGGGCTTTACCAGCAACCTAGCGGCACCCAATTGCGTTGTGCAGGAGAGTGGTTGAAGATTCTGGGCTTTTCCAGGCTTTCAAGCCAGGTCTTTATCGAGCTTCCGGAGACCGAAAAAAGGCTGATCCTGATTGCCCGGGCCATGATCAAACATCCCCCGCTATTGATCCTTGATGAGCCAACCGCCGGCCTGGACGCCATGGGTATTGAAAAGCTGGTGTATTTCGTCAATTCTATTGCTGCAAACAGCGAGACTACCATTCTCTATGTGTCTCATCGCCCGGAAAAAGAACTTCAACCAGATGCCGAACTCAGGCTGGTTCCATCTTCAGAAGGTTCTACAGGGGAGGTGCTTCGATTCCAAGATTGATTCTGTAAGTGTCTAATATTTAGCGGTTAAACCTTGCATTCGATCAAAAAATCGATTACATTTAGGTTTTAAGACTTGCCCTGAAACCGGAGCCCTATTCCCGGTAATTGATCGAATTACAATCTTTTAATCTCAACATTATGGAAACACCCGTGACAAGATGGTCGAAGGCAGAATTGCAGGTCTACATACTTCTTTTATGTGCCAATGCGGATGCCGATTTGCAGGAACAGGAATTGAATGTTATCAGGTCCAAAGTGGATGCTGATTGTTTTGGAAGGATTTATGAGGAGTTTCTGAAAGATTCCGAAGAAGTGAGCTTTTCAAAGCTCGAGCGTAACATTGCGCTGCATGAATATTCCTGGCGGGAACTCAACCAGCTGAAACTGGATATGAAAGCCGTTTTTGCTTCAGACAGGAAGTACATGATGCTGGAGCAGAACATGGAGCGCATCCTGAACAATATGTTGTATTAAGCCGCTCCCGGTATGGCTAAATTCGACAAATTGCGCCCCGAAAAGATTCGTGCGGCCCATTCCGAAGAACTGGTAGATCATTATTGGGGCAGTATCAATTACGTCTTCAGTCTTATCAAGGCTTCGGAATTGAAAGCCGGTCTTATTTTGTCTTTTTACGGGATCCTGCTGAACTTTATTTTTCAGCATGTTTCCGTGGCACTGGATAAAGATGCCAGCCTGGCATTTTTCCTTTTCTCAGCCGGTTGGTTCATCTGTACGGCACTCTCCATTTACTTCAGTATTCGATGCTTTATGCCGCGGATCGAATCCCGGTATGACCGAAATATGTTCTTTTTTGGTGATATCGTAACGAAATTTGGAGATATCAGGCAGTTTTCCAAAACTTTCTATGAAACCAGCCTTGATGAGGAAGAACTTTTTGACCAGCTGGGACAGCAGATCTATATTATTTCTAAAATCGCTTCCTATAAATTCCGAAATGTGAACCGCTCGCTAAGTTTTCTGGCTATCGGACTTTTACTCCTGCTCGGCGCGGTGGTAAGTTTTCTTCTGGTGAACTTCTGAAGAAGGCCGATTCAAATAGTACATTTTCAGGATTCCCCGGTTTTTCACTTCAATTTCCCCGCGGTAATGGCATTCAAAGAAATCTTTAACCATCATGCAGGTATTTTCAGAAACATTGATCTTTCCGGCTTCCGAAGCCGTTTGCAGCCGGGAAGCAATATTCACGGTATCACCCCAGATGTCGTACGCGAATTTTTTGTGACCCACGACGCCCGCCACTACCGGCCCGGTGTGAATGCCAATACGAACTTCCAAACTGGCATCAGGCAGGTTCTGATCGCGCTTGGTACTATTCACAAAATCCATGATCTCGAACGAAGCGGCGACAATTTTCCTGGGGTGGTCATCGTCTGGAAACGGTAATCCGCCGGCGATCATGTAACAATCGCCCAGCGTTTTGATCTTTTCGAGATTGTATTTGTCTACGATCTTATCAAATTCTGAAAAATAGTAGTCCAGGTTCTGAAGCAGTCGTTCCGGTTCCATATGCTCGGCATACCTGGAGAAATCTTTAAAATCAGCAAAAAGGACGCTTACTTTTTCAAATTTCTTGGCACGCACATGGCCATTTTCTTTCAGTTCCATGGCGGTTTCCTCCGGAAGAATATTCAGCAACAACCGCTCTGAGCGATTCTTCTCCCGTTCGATAATTGCGCTGGTCTTTTTGATATAGCGATTGCGGCGATGCAGCATGAAAGCGAGGAAGGCCACCACGGTCATGATACCGATAACCAGAATATTAATAAGCCGCTGATTACGCCGCTGCTGATTGAGCAGGTCTACTTCTATTTGTTTTTGGGCCACCTCGTAATCTGCCCGGAGATTGGCCATTTCCTGGGTTGCCGCAAGATTCCGCACACTGTCACGGTATACGATATGCTCTTTGTAATTCTGAAAGGCCCTGGGCAGATCTCCCGAATTCTCGTAAAGCTGGGAAACCTTCAGGCTGCTTTCGCTAATTTCATCCTTGAGTCCGTACGACCTCGCCAGGTCGAGACTTTGAAGCGCGAAGCCCATAGCCAGAGAATCCTGTCCTTTTTCCAGGTACACGTCTGCCATATAGCGCAAATACACGCATACCGGGTAAAAATCGCCATTTCGTTCCAGGATCTGGACGGCCCGATGCATATTATCCTCAGCTTTTTTATTTTCCCCCATCGCCGCATAAACGAGCCCCATATTCCCGAGATTGTAACCCAGGCCGGTCTCGTAGTTCAGTTTGCGGAAAATGATGCCTGATTTGTTGAAATAATACAGCGCTGAATCCAGATTTTGATGCTGAAAATATTCGTCACCCAGGTTAAGCATGGCTGAAGCAAGCGAAGCAGAATCGTTCAAAGTCTGCAGCTCTTCAATAGCTTCATGGTAATAATTGACCGCCCGTTTGTGGCTGCCCATCAGGGAATACACATCGGCAATCGTGATGTTGACGATGGCCTTTTCATTCTGCAGTTCATTTTTTGAAGCGATGGAAGCGGCTATAAAATTTTCCTTCAGGGCTTCATTGAAATCTCCTTTAAGCCGAAAGGCATTCGCCTTTTGAAGATGTCCTGAAAACAGGAAACTGGCCGAATCTACTTCGGAACTCATTTTTATGAGTCGGTTCGCATAAGCGATCTTTTTCTCCGGTTCCAGCTGTTCTTCGGCGATCTGTTTCAGGATCTCCAGTTTTTCCGAGGGTTTCAAGGAATTCTTCAGGTATATTTTTTCCAGACTGTCTGCTTTTGCCTGATTTTGCGACAGGCAACTTGCAAAAGCGCCAAAAATCAATATTAAAGTGAAGATTCCCTTTTTCATTGGCCTGTTACCTTCTTTAATTTTTCACCATGATCTTCGGGTCGATATTAAACGTGCCATTTCTCCTGGAGCCGTTATTTCGAACTTTGAAGGAGATCATGTACTTGGTTTCGGTGCCATCTGGATGGTCGCCTACCACACCAATCACCACTCCAGGATTCTGGGAAGTATCTTTTAAGGTGTTTTGCCCGAAAACGTTGGTTCCGCCCT contains the following coding sequences:
- a CDS encoding ATP-binding cassette domain-containing protein, coding for MTNHLGIDTSGIADVSWLKKRFSEGDLPENFKGKNILEFSESVLQHYLLEDRRHGNSILTPDNLRTFSSYSSGERRKMLLDHLLKQRPGVLILDEVFDCLDKESIPVYIQKFINVKEEISFIQFFRKKEDRLAFIEQVKYAEEFVDPRAENQLSKASEKPAHFELPPPINQITAPEVLVDFKNVNLHYSGKDILRNISWQVRKNEFWQISGPNGAGKSTLLDMIYGNNPKAYGTDLEIFGNRKGSGETIWELREKMGFFSPSMIDLFTRRNTVLEMLVSGMVDSVGLYQQPSGTQLRCAGEWLKILGFSRLSSQVFIELPETEKRLILIARAMIKHPPLLILDEPTAGLDAMGIEKLVYFVNSIAANSETTILYVSHRPEKELQPDAELRLVPSSEGSTGEVLRFQD
- a CDS encoding Pycsar system effector family protein, with the protein product MAKFDKLRPEKIRAAHSEELVDHYWGSINYVFSLIKASELKAGLILSFYGILLNFIFQHVSVALDKDASLAFFLFSAGWFICTALSIYFSIRCFMPRIESRYDRNMFFFGDIVTKFGDIRQFSKTFYETSLDEEELFDQLGQQIYIISKIASYKFRNVNRSLSFLAIGLLLLLGAVVSFLLVNF
- a CDS encoding alpha/beta hydrolase, which produces MKRILLLMLLVSSFAVAQDLELALWPDEIPNSRPSDEKEIQDKNGILWIRQVQIPGIEVYLPVPQIATGQAVLICPGGGYQGLAFDWEGRQIAKWLNSKGIAGIVLKYRLPNSRSIETSYKAPLQDARRAMRLIRSRAEEWKLDENKIGVMGFSAGGHLASTLGTHLEMEENLRGDEINKLKAKPDFMVLVYPVITMNSEYTHQGSRNSLLGQNPGEELVKKFSNELQVTSETPPTFLVGTSDDEVVPVQNSLRFYEALVNSKVPAEMHIYPKGGHGFAFGTGQYYLQDWNEILASWLQNLQE
- a CDS encoding adenylate/guanylate cyclase domain-containing protein — encoded protein: MKKGIFTLILIFGAFASCLSQNQAKADSLEKIYLKNSLKPSEKLEILKQIAEEQLEPEKKIAYANRLIKMSSEVDSASFLFSGHLQKANAFRLKGDFNEALKENFIAASIASKNELQNEKAIVNITIADVYSLMGSHKRAVNYYHEAIEELQTLNDSASLASAMLNLGDEYFQHQNLDSALYYFNKSGIIFRKLNYETGLGYNLGNMGLVYAAMGENKKAEDNMHRAVQILERNGDFYPVCVYLRYMADVYLEKGQDSLAMGFALQSLDLARSYGLKDEISESSLKVSQLYENSGDLPRAFQNYKEHIVYRDSVRNLAATQEMANLRADYEVAQKQIEVDLLNQQRRNQRLINILVIGIMTVVAFLAFMLHRRNRYIKKTSAIIEREKNRSERLLLNILPEETAMELKENGHVRAKKFEKVSVLFADFKDFSRYAEHMEPERLLQNLDYYFSEFDKIVDKYNLEKIKTLGDCYMIAGGLPFPDDDHPRKIVAASFEIMDFVNSTKRDQNLPDASLEVRIGIHTGPVVAGVVGHKKFAYDIWGDTVNIASRLQTASEAGKINVSENTCMMVKDFFECHYRGEIEVKNRGILKMYYLNRPSSEVHQKKTYHRAEQE